A genomic segment from Dasania marina DSM 21967 encodes:
- a CDS encoding CheR family methyltransferase encodes MSQQSYGLPSHASAQVSSKDYQNFRAFLESACGILLGDNKQYLVASRLSKIMASNQIASLSELIEKISLVNNRPLKEEVIDAMTTNETLWFRDTHPFDVFKNTILPAAIANGGSSLRIWSAACSSGQEPYSLSMIYDEYRAAYRAKLPPLNIVATDLSKSMLEACRAAEYDGLSLGRGLSERRLRQFFESTENDCWRLKAVCRERVRFQLLNLMDGFISLGKFDAVFCRNVLIYFSQELKKDILRRIHASLKPGGYLVLGASEGMTDLSEFYEMVHCHPGIIYKAI; translated from the coding sequence ATGAGCCAACAGAGCTATGGTTTGCCTTCTCATGCCAGTGCGCAAGTGTCGTCGAAAGATTACCAAAACTTTCGCGCGTTTTTAGAAAGTGCCTGCGGCATATTATTGGGTGACAATAAGCAATATTTAGTGGCCAGCCGATTAAGCAAGATTATGGCGTCTAATCAGATTGCCAGCCTTAGTGAGTTAATAGAAAAGATTAGCCTTGTGAATAATCGCCCCTTAAAAGAAGAGGTGATAGATGCCATGACCACTAACGAAACCCTCTGGTTTCGTGACACCCACCCTTTTGACGTGTTTAAAAACACGATTTTGCCCGCAGCGATTGCCAATGGCGGTAGCAGTTTACGAATTTGGTCGGCAGCCTGCTCCTCGGGGCAAGAGCCTTACTCGCTCAGTATGATATACGATGAGTATCGAGCGGCTTACCGGGCCAAATTACCCCCGTTAAATATTGTGGCTACAGACCTATCCAAGTCTATGTTAGAGGCCTGCCGGGCAGCAGAGTATGATGGTCTGTCACTGGGGCGCGGCTTATCCGAGCGGCGTCTGAGGCAGTTTTTTGAGTCTACAGAAAATGACTGTTGGCGATTAAAGGCGGTGTGCCGTGAGCGGGTTAGGTTTCAGCTCTTAAACTTAATGGATGGCTTTATTAGTTTAGGTAAGTTTGATGCTGTGTTTTGCCGCAATGTGTTGATTTACTTTTCACAAGAGTTAAAAAAAGACATCTTACGGCGCATACACGCTAGCTTAAAGCCAGGTGGCTATTTAGTGCTGGGAGCCTCAGAGGGCATGACGGATTTAAGCGAATTCTATGAAATGGTACATTGCCATCCGGGTATTATTTATAAAGCTATTTGA
- a CDS encoding chemotaxis protein CheV, with protein MAGVLDTVNQRTQLVGQNRLELLLFRLDGAQVYGINVFKVKEVLQCPKLTKIPQRNPVVRGVSHIRGGTIPIMDLSLATGQGELDDIESCFVIITEYNTATQGFLVRGVERIINMNWGDIHPPPKASGREHYLTAVTNIDGRLVEIIDVEKILSEVSPMVEEISAGVVDDDIGVEAASKHVLIVDDSAIARKQIKRCVESIGVETTVLNDGRQAYEHLLALADEGIDVSKKYMVMISDIEMPEMDGYTLTSEVRADARLAKLHVVLHTSLSGVFNQAMVKKVGADNFLAKFNPDQLATMVTDRIKAVNAGE; from the coding sequence ATGGCAGGTGTACTCGATACAGTCAATCAGCGTACCCAGCTAGTCGGGCAAAACCGCCTAGAGCTACTGTTGTTTCGCCTAGATGGTGCGCAGGTATACGGTATTAATGTGTTTAAGGTTAAAGAGGTGTTGCAGTGTCCTAAGCTGACCAAGATCCCCCAGCGCAATCCGGTGGTGAGAGGCGTCTCCCATATACGTGGAGGCACTATCCCGATTATGGATTTGAGTTTGGCTACCGGCCAAGGCGAATTAGACGACATAGAGAGCTGCTTTGTTATTATTACTGAATATAATACGGCGACGCAGGGCTTTCTCGTGCGCGGGGTAGAGCGCATTATCAATATGAACTGGGGTGATATACATCCACCACCCAAGGCCTCGGGGCGCGAGCATTATTTAACGGCGGTCACCAATATCGATGGTCGTTTAGTGGAAATCATAGACGTAGAAAAAATTCTGTCTGAAGTTTCGCCCATGGTGGAAGAAATTTCCGCAGGGGTAGTCGATGACGATATCGGCGTGGAGGCTGCGAGCAAGCACGTATTAATTGTCGATGACTCGGCTATAGCCCGTAAGCAAATTAAACGCTGTGTAGAGAGTATAGGCGTAGAAACAACGGTGCTGAATGATGGCCGCCAGGCCTATGAGCATCTGTTGGCATTGGCTGACGAGGGCATCGATGTCTCTAAGAAATATATGGTGATGATTTCAGATATAGAGATGCCGGAAATGGATGGCTATACCCTCACCTCAGAGGTGCGAGCCGATGCCCGTTTGGCTAAGTTACATGTGGTGCTGCACACCTCGCTCAGTGGTGTTTTTAATCAGGCTATGGTGAAAAAGGTAGGGGCTGATAATTTTTTAGCCAAGTTTAACCCTGATCAATTAGCAACCATGGTTACCGATAGAATTAAGGCCGTTAATGCAGGGGAGTAG
- the flgA gene encoding flagellar basal body P-ring formation chaperone FlgA produces the protein MKARSILIAISTLISLSPAVVQADTSAADISSSIKLFMDDYRSELQQRYPNASRISHQINALDSRLSMADCAQALAVERHDNNTVGRVNLKVSCSQPGRWSLYVPIEIQLFHPVVVAAGPINKDTQFSPQHLDLREVDLGGIRGSYYFRKSDVVGMEASRALKPGVVISSSYLQASLMVERGDAVVLSAESGSLTVKAPAIALSDGRQGQQIQVQNRQSKRVIDARVTGPGAVQASL, from the coding sequence ATGAAAGCACGTAGTATTTTAATAGCGATAAGCACCCTAATCTCGCTCAGCCCCGCGGTAGTGCAGGCCGATACCAGCGCGGCTGACATTAGCAGCAGCATAAAACTCTTTATGGATGACTACCGCAGTGAGCTACAGCAACGCTACCCCAATGCCAGCCGTATCAGCCATCAAATTAACGCCTTAGATTCACGCCTAAGCATGGCCGACTGCGCCCAAGCACTGGCAGTAGAGCGCCATGATAATAACACCGTAGGCCGCGTCAACCTCAAGGTTAGCTGCTCGCAGCCAGGACGCTGGTCATTGTATGTGCCTATTGAGATACAACTCTTTCACCCCGTCGTGGTCGCCGCAGGACCCATCAATAAAGACACCCAGTTCAGCCCTCAGCACCTAGACCTACGCGAAGTCGATTTAGGCGGCATACGGGGCAGTTATTATTTTCGTAAAAGTGATGTGGTGGGGATGGAAGCCAGCCGTGCACTTAAGCCTGGCGTAGTCATCTCCAGCAGCTATTTACAGGCCTCTTTGATGGTAGAAAGAGGCGACGCCGTGGTGCTCAGCGCCGAATCTGGCAGCTTAACCGTTAAGGCCCCCGCCATCGCCCTCAGCGATGGCCGCCAAGGGCAGCAAATACAGGTGCAAAACAGACAATCAAAACGCGTCATCGACGCCCGTGTCACCGGGCCTGGAGCCGTGCAGGCCAGTTTATAA
- the flgE gene encoding flagellar hook protein FlgE: MSFNTALSGLRAANQDLSVTGNNIANASTAGFKGSRAEFGDVYAGSLIGGGSSAGSGVLVTDIAQQFDQGNISFTDNSLDLAIDGTGMFVLSDAGATTYSRAGYFGLDKDGYVVANNGARLQGYQINSSGAISTGVTGDLQIQTQNIAPASTSAVDIEFNLDSRATAPAVSPFDYTDPDSYNTSTSLTVYDSLGNPHVQTNYFVKDPAPAVNQWQMYVKIDDQNVITPTASDTPISLNFNADGSLASPLTPASVNAWNPVDGNGNNNGATTPANFTISVGSSTQFGSEFSVTSVGQDGFSSGRLSSVEVDKTGVIFARFTNGEAKQLGQLALATFGNLQGLTPLGSSSWGESFESGQPIIGAPLTGSLGTIQSGALEDSNVDLSEELVHLIIAQRNFQANAKTIETADTVTQAIINLR; this comes from the coding sequence ATGTCGTTTAATACCGCATTAAGTGGCTTGCGGGCTGCTAATCAAGATTTATCGGTAACGGGTAATAATATTGCCAACGCGAGTACAGCAGGTTTTAAAGGGTCGCGTGCAGAATTTGGAGATGTTTACGCCGGCAGTTTAATTGGCGGTGGTTCTTCCGCAGGTAGCGGTGTATTAGTAACCGATATAGCGCAGCAATTTGACCAAGGTAATATTTCATTTACCGACAATAGTTTGGATTTGGCCATTGATGGTACCGGTATGTTTGTGCTCAGCGATGCTGGCGCAACCACCTATAGCCGTGCAGGTTATTTTGGTTTGGATAAAGATGGTTATGTCGTTGCTAATAACGGCGCACGTTTGCAGGGTTATCAAATTAATTCATCAGGCGCTATCTCAACGGGTGTGACCGGCGACTTGCAAATACAAACGCAAAACATCGCTCCAGCTTCAACCAGTGCAGTAGATATAGAGTTTAATTTGGACTCTAGAGCGACTGCTCCGGCGGTAAGTCCTTTCGATTATACCGACCCCGATAGTTACAATACTTCTACTTCTTTGACAGTGTACGACAGCCTGGGCAACCCCCATGTGCAAACCAACTATTTTGTTAAAGATCCAGCACCGGCCGTTAATCAATGGCAGATGTATGTAAAAATTGACGATCAAAATGTCATTACGCCTACTGCCAGTGATACGCCTATTTCGTTAAATTTCAATGCTGATGGTAGCTTGGCTTCGCCGTTAACGCCTGCCAGTGTTAACGCTTGGAATCCTGTAGATGGTAACGGCAATAATAACGGGGCGACTACACCTGCAAACTTTACCATTAGTGTGGGTAGCTCTACCCAATTCGGTAGTGAATTTTCCGTTACCAGTGTCGGCCAAGATGGTTTTTCATCAGGGCGCTTGTCCAGTGTGGAAGTCGATAAAACCGGTGTTATCTTTGCGCGTTTTACCAATGGTGAGGCGAAGCAGTTGGGGCAATTAGCGTTAGCCACTTTTGGTAACCTACAGGGGTTAACACCTTTAGGCAGCTCTAGTTGGGGTGAGTCTTTTGAGTCGGGGCAACCGATAATTGGCGCACCATTAACGGGTTCTTTAGGGACTATACAGTCGGGAGCGTTAGAGGATTCCAATGTCGATTTATCAGAGGAGCTGGTGCATTTGATTATTGCGCAACGTAACTTCCAAGCGAATGCTAAAACGATAGAAACGGCGGATACAGTTACTCAGGCAATTATTAATCTACGTTAA
- the flgC gene encoding flagellar basal body rod protein FlgC — MSISSIFDIAGSGMAAQSLRLNTTASNLANAQAASSSIGEVYRARHPVFSAVHQSEMQGDGFMSSIQDEASVGVKVDGIVESDAPLQKRYEPQHPKADKEGYVYYPNVNVVEEMADMISSSRSFQMNVEMMNSAKTMMRGLLSLGQ; from the coding sequence ATGTCAATCAGCAGTATTTTTGACATAGCCGGCTCAGGTATGGCGGCACAAAGCCTACGGTTAAATACCACGGCGAGTAACCTGGCCAATGCCCAGGCTGCCAGCAGCAGTATTGGTGAAGTCTACCGAGCTAGGCACCCGGTTTTTTCGGCGGTACATCAATCGGAGATGCAGGGTGATGGTTTTATGAGCTCCATCCAAGATGAAGCTAGTGTAGGCGTTAAAGTAGATGGCATCGTCGAAAGCGATGCTCCATTACAAAAGCGTTACGAACCCCAGCATCCCAAGGCGGATAAAGAGGGTTATGTGTACTACCCCAACGTTAATGTGGTGGAAGAAATGGCTGATATGATTTCTTCATCGCGTTCATTTCAAATGAATGTGGAAATGATGAACTCAGCAAAAACCATGATGCGTGGATTATTAAGCTTAGGGCAATAA
- the arsS gene encoding arsenosugar biosynthesis radical SAM (seleno)protein ArsS (Some members of this family are selenoproteins.) — MLDSRPLLIATDFPPIRRDTLAILQVNLGYKCNLSCVHCHVNAGPSRTEMMSLDTVELLLQFITLQHIKVLDLTGGAPELNPHFRYLVAEARALGVEVIDRSNLTVLFEPGQEDLAQFLAEQEVVITASLPCYSAENVEKQRGKGVYADSIKALQLLNHLGYGSNPKLPLNLVYNPTGPVLPPPQQALQADYKRELKQRHNIVFNQLYTITNMPISRFGAVLLAQGQFETYMDLLKANYSDSNLATVMCKNLLSIDWQGYLYDCDFNQMLELPMGATVEQGRRHLSSVMRQDFAGQEIYIADHCFGCTAGQGSSCGGALDE; from the coding sequence ATGCTAGATAGCCGGCCACTATTAATTGCCACCGACTTTCCCCCCATACGGCGCGATACCTTAGCTATATTACAGGTCAACTTAGGTTATAAATGTAACCTCAGCTGCGTGCACTGCCATGTCAATGCAGGCCCCAGCCGTACCGAGATGATGAGCTTAGATACCGTAGAGCTGTTGCTGCAATTTATTACGCTGCAGCACATTAAGGTGTTGGATCTTACCGGTGGCGCCCCTGAGTTGAATCCACACTTCCGCTATCTGGTCGCTGAGGCGCGCGCCTTAGGGGTAGAGGTGATAGACCGTAGTAACTTAACGGTATTGTTTGAGCCTGGGCAAGAGGACTTAGCCCAGTTTTTAGCGGAGCAGGAAGTGGTGATCACCGCCTCCTTACCTTGTTATAGCGCAGAGAATGTCGAAAAACAGCGCGGCAAAGGCGTCTATGCCGACAGCATCAAGGCATTGCAACTGCTTAATCATCTGGGCTACGGCAGTAACCCTAAGCTGCCGTTAAATTTGGTCTACAACCCCACCGGCCCAGTATTGCCACCGCCCCAGCAAGCGTTGCAGGCAGATTACAAAAGAGAGTTAAAACAGCGCCACAATATTGTGTTTAACCAACTGTATACCATCACCAATATGCCCATTAGTCGCTTTGGTGCGGTGCTGCTGGCGCAGGGTCAGTTTGAAACCTATATGGACTTGCTGAAGGCCAATTACAGCGACAGTAATTTGGCGACGGTGATGTGTAAAAATCTGCTGAGTATCGATTGGCAGGGTTATCTTTATGATTGTGACTTTAACCAGATGCTGGAACTGCCTATGGGCGCAACGGTAGAACAGGGGCGCAGGCACTTATCGTCGGTAATGAGGCAGGATTTTGCCGGTCAAGAGATATATATAGCCGACCACTGTTTTGGCTGCACGGCCGGGCAGGGTAGTAGCTGCGGTGGCGCCTTGGATGAATGA
- the flgB gene encoding flagellar basal body rod protein FlgB — MAISFSNALGVHEAALGLRTKRAEVLASNLTNVDTPNYKARDIDFKSALKSQLAMTGNAASMKATNSKHFGVAQGQGVTALDLKYRVPLQPSLDGNTVDEQSEMSRFAKNTMDFQASFQFLNGKFKGLSKAIKGEI; from the coding sequence ATGGCGATTAGTTTTTCAAATGCATTAGGGGTACACGAGGCCGCATTAGGGCTACGCACTAAACGTGCCGAAGTGCTGGCTAGTAATTTGACCAATGTTGATACGCCTAATTATAAAGCTCGCGATATAGATTTTAAGAGCGCATTGAAAAGCCAGCTAGCTATGACGGGTAACGCTGCCAGCATGAAGGCGACTAACAGCAAGCATTTTGGTGTTGCGCAAGGTCAGGGTGTTACGGCGCTGGATTTAAAATACCGTGTGCCTTTACAGCCCTCGCTGGATGGAAATACCGTAGACGAACAATCAGAAATGAGTCGCTTCGCTAAAAACACTATGGATTTTCAGGCCAGTTTTCAGTTTTTAAACGGCAAATTTAAAGGTCTAAGTAAGGCCATTAAAGGAGAAATATAA
- a CDS encoding flagella synthesis protein FlgN: protein MATSPQLWSELLATFHKDLPLTTQLHKLLLQERSALENRDYDNIKTLLADKNSLVKNLKQHAHTRMHALQAAGLADETATLNAAEQESPIVAKAWRQLAQQWDECQHLNAVNERILQRTRLVVNQTLDLLRGANQQNRLYDPKGMANNNSSGRSITSA from the coding sequence ATGGCAACTTCACCGCAGTTGTGGTCAGAGCTTCTAGCCACCTTCCACAAAGACCTACCCCTCACTACCCAGCTACATAAGCTGCTATTACAAGAGCGTAGCGCTCTAGAAAACCGCGACTACGACAATATTAAAACTCTGCTAGCTGACAAAAATAGCTTGGTCAAAAACCTTAAGCAGCATGCCCACACTCGCATGCACGCCCTACAGGCAGCAGGCCTAGCGGATGAAACCGCCACCCTCAATGCTGCCGAACAAGAGTCACCGATAGTAGCCAAGGCGTGGCGACAACTGGCCCAGCAATGGGATGAGTGCCAGCATTTAAATGCCGTTAACGAGCGCATACTGCAACGCACCCGCCTAGTGGTTAATCAAACGCTGGACTTATTACGCGGCGCCAACCAACAAAATCGCTTATATGACCCCAAGGGTATGGCCAATAACAACAGCTCTGGCCGCAGTATCACCAGTGCTTAA
- the flgM gene encoding flagellar biosynthesis anti-sigma factor FlgM, which produces MVRDISGLGSPNRNELRTDRKDENGAKAEQSKSAAVDSNAKAPVSGDQVNLSSQAQTLKSLEGKLADLPEVNEERVASIKAAIESGEYRIDNNKIAEKLLSSDALFGK; this is translated from the coding sequence ATGGTTAGAGATATCAGTGGCTTAGGAAGCCCAAACCGCAACGAGCTGCGTACTGATCGCAAGGACGAGAACGGCGCCAAAGCCGAGCAAAGCAAAAGCGCTGCGGTCGATAGCAATGCTAAAGCTCCCGTTAGCGGCGACCAAGTTAACTTAAGCAGCCAAGCGCAAACCCTTAAAAGCTTAGAGGGCAAGCTTGCAGACTTGCCTGAAGTGAACGAGGAACGCGTGGCCAGCATCAAAGCCGCCATAGAAAGCGGCGAATACCGTATAGACAACAACAAAATCGCTGAAAAATTACTCAGTTCAGATGCGCTCTTCGGCAAATAG
- a CDS encoding flagellar hook assembly protein FlgD yields the protein MTDSVISTGLLADLSIQDKQQAQGRTKSNELGQDAFLKLMITQMNNQNPLDPQTNSEFVAQLAQFSSVEGLDKLNNTVTDMNQGFQSSQALQASSLVGRSVKVPAENAYLASGSYIAGTINLPYSTADLSMNIYNSANQLVGRELLGPHEGGDVTFVWDGKNNDGTTLPAGKYRFEAIASTTEGPQQLATDLSANVDSVTVGGNGTLTLNIAGIGPMSLSSVSEIL from the coding sequence ATGACTGACAGTGTAATTTCAACCGGTTTATTAGCGGACTTGTCTATACAGGATAAGCAGCAAGCACAGGGCCGTACCAAAAGTAACGAGTTGGGTCAGGATGCTTTCTTAAAATTAATGATTACGCAGATGAATAATCAAAACCCGCTAGACCCACAAACTAACAGTGAGTTTGTGGCGCAGTTAGCGCAATTTAGTTCGGTAGAAGGTTTAGATAAATTAAATAATACCGTCACCGACATGAATCAGGGTTTTCAATCTAGCCAGGCGCTACAAGCATCTTCATTAGTGGGGCGCAGTGTAAAAGTGCCAGCTGAAAATGCGTATTTGGCAAGCGGTAGTTACATAGCCGGTACTATCAACTTACCCTATAGCACCGCTGATTTGAGTATGAATATATACAACTCGGCCAATCAATTGGTAGGTAGGGAATTGTTAGGCCCGCATGAAGGTGGTGATGTGACTTTTGTGTGGGATGGCAAAAATAATGATGGCACTACCTTGCCTGCCGGTAAGTATCGCTTTGAGGCCATAGCCAGCACTACTGAGGGTCCGCAGCAATTAGCCACCGATTTAAGCGCTAATGTCGATAGTGTCACTGTAGGTGGCAATGGCACCCTAACATTAAATATCGCCGGCATAGGGCCTATGTCCTTGTCCAGCGTTTCAGAAATTTTATAG
- a CDS encoding TIGR04282 family arsenosugar biosynthesis glycosyltransferase, whose translation MGEFVYPRCKILVFAKAPVAGQVKTRMQPQLSPAQSAQLHKELLGHCLTTLQQARLAPVQLCYSGEHECWQGLRQRYCLEIVEQGKGDLGQRMAGAAVHALVDAEAVLLLGADCPFIDAAYIAQALQRLQQGVDVVFGPAEDGGYVLLGFKRLWPQLFSGISWGSDQVLAQSCSALKGVDSRYHCLAPLADIDRPEDLPLLRELPAFKHW comes from the coding sequence ATGGGTGAGTTCGTCTATCCGCGTTGTAAAATTCTGGTATTTGCGAAAGCACCGGTGGCGGGGCAGGTGAAAACCCGCATGCAGCCGCAGCTTAGCCCTGCGCAATCGGCACAATTACATAAAGAATTACTGGGACATTGCTTAACAACCCTACAACAGGCGCGGTTGGCACCGGTGCAGTTGTGCTATAGCGGTGAGCATGAATGCTGGCAGGGTTTGCGGCAGCGCTATTGCTTGGAGATAGTCGAACAGGGTAAGGGTGACTTGGGTCAACGTATGGCCGGAGCTGCCGTCCATGCCTTGGTAGATGCCGAGGCGGTGCTGTTGTTGGGAGCCGATTGCCCTTTTATTGACGCTGCCTATATAGCGCAGGCTCTGCAGCGATTGCAGCAGGGAGTCGATGTGGTGTTTGGCCCTGCCGAGGATGGTGGCTATGTGCTGTTGGGGTTTAAACGCCTGTGGCCGCAGCTGTTTAGCGGCATTAGCTGGGGTAGTGATCAGGTGCTGGCGCAAAGCTGTAGTGCTTTAAAGGGGGTAGACAGTCGTTATCACTGTTTAGCCCCCTTGGCCGATATAGATAGGCCCGAAGATTTGCCACTATTACGAGAGCTGCCAGCTTTTAAGCACTGGTGA
- a CDS encoding TIGR04283 family arsenosugar biosynthesis glycosyltransferase, whose translation MNELAPALSIIMPVFNEATHLPASLRALQPLRQQGCELIIVDGGSQDESAAIAQAWADVSLQSAKGRALQMNAGAAAARGEYLLFLHADTQLPPALSVAHLLQSQPSWGFFKVQLNSRKSLLPWVQALINLRSGLTSVATGDQSIFVQRQLFIELGGYPAISLMEDVALCKQLRRRARPSIVPQPVLTSSRRWLQRGVIKTIALMWLLRLGYFLKFSPRLLHRLYYG comes from the coding sequence ATGAATGAGCTTGCGCCTGCGCTGAGTATTATTATGCCGGTATTCAATGAGGCGACGCACTTGCCAGCTAGCTTGCGTGCGCTACAGCCTCTGCGCCAGCAGGGCTGTGAGTTAATTATTGTGGATGGCGGCAGCCAAGATGAGAGTGCCGCCATTGCGCAAGCTTGGGCTGATGTGAGCTTGCAAAGTGCTAAGGGGCGCGCCTTGCAGATGAATGCTGGCGCAGCGGCAGCGCGAGGCGAGTATCTGTTGTTTTTGCATGCTGATACGCAGTTACCGCCTGCGTTGTCAGTCGCGCACCTATTACAGTCACAGCCCAGTTGGGGGTTTTTTAAGGTGCAGCTCAATAGCCGTAAAAGCCTACTGCCTTGGGTGCAGGCATTAATAAATTTGCGCTCTGGGCTTACGTCGGTGGCTACCGGCGATCAATCTATTTTTGTGCAGCGTCAGCTATTTATTGAGCTGGGTGGGTATCCCGCTATTTCGTTAATGGAAGACGTGGCGCTGTGTAAGCAGCTGCGTCGCCGTGCTCGCCCTAGTATTGTGCCTCAGCCGGTGCTCACCTCTAGCCGTCGCTGGTTACAGCGGGGGGTGATCAAAACCATAGCGTTAATGTGGTTGCTGCGCTTGGGCTATTTTTTAAAGTTCAGCCCACGGTTATTACACCGGCTTTACTATGGGTGA
- a CDS encoding efflux RND transporter periplasmic adaptor subunit, whose translation MSSLQQIKENKNYHSAAIILVLLLLWMASGLFGEEDKPTASEQPAAKANYSVRAKQISAQPYSSQLRIAAQTEANRSVNMRAEVSGQVTSLPVAKGARVDSGDVICQLATEDRQLQVDQALALVNKATLEYDAALQLNNSGFQSKTVIATKKSNLETAKANLQRRRIDLGKINIRAPFAGVIDSRPVEIGDLMQRGDVCATVLDFDPLIVAGQVAGTHIKRIQAGDKITALLLTGEQVQGQVRFVASRSDNLTRTFRIEAEVNNPDNLLHSGISADILLAAPAVMAHSISSSLLSLDDAGNIGVRIIDAQSRVQFKNVTFIGDDSQGVWVVGLPEQCTLITVGGEYVSADQQVSAVMETSLTDKKPIAQQKKSPPDQPAEL comes from the coding sequence ATGTCATCACTGCAACAAATTAAAGAAAATAAAAACTATCACAGCGCTGCGATTATTTTAGTGTTATTACTGCTGTGGATGGCCAGCGGCCTGTTTGGCGAAGAGGATAAGCCTACCGCTAGCGAACAGCCTGCTGCCAAAGCCAACTACAGCGTAAGAGCCAAGCAAATTTCGGCACAGCCTTATAGCTCACAACTACGTATTGCCGCCCAAACCGAAGCCAACCGCAGCGTCAATATGCGCGCCGAAGTTAGCGGGCAAGTGACAAGCCTGCCAGTAGCCAAAGGCGCAAGAGTGGATAGCGGTGATGTTATTTGCCAACTGGCCACAGAAGACCGGCAACTACAAGTTGATCAAGCACTAGCTCTAGTGAACAAAGCCACGCTGGAATACGATGCCGCGTTACAACTGAATAACAGTGGTTTTCAATCTAAAACCGTTATCGCCACCAAAAAATCCAACTTGGAAACCGCCAAAGCCAATTTGCAGCGCCGCCGTATAGATTTGGGGAAAATTAATATACGCGCGCCCTTTGCTGGCGTTATTGATAGCCGCCCGGTAGAAATTGGCGACTTAATGCAGCGCGGTGATGTTTGCGCCACCGTGTTAGATTTTGACCCCTTGATAGTGGCAGGCCAGGTAGCCGGTACCCATATCAAACGCATTCAAGCTGGCGACAAGATAACGGCTTTATTATTAACCGGCGAACAAGTACAAGGCCAAGTACGCTTTGTGGCTAGCCGCTCGGATAATCTCACCCGTACCTTTCGTATAGAGGCAGAGGTAAACAACCCTGACAACTTATTACACAGCGGCATTAGCGCCGATATTTTATTAGCCGCTCCCGCCGTGATGGCGCACAGCATTTCGTCGTCTTTATTATCGCTAGATGATGCGGGCAATATAGGCGTGCGTATTATCGACGCGCAATCGCGAGTGCAGTTTAAAAACGTCACTTTCATAGGCGATGATAGCCAAGGCGTGTGGGTAGTCGGCCTGCCCGAGCAATGTACACTGATCACGGTGGGCGGGGAATATGTCAGCGCCGACCAACAAGTTAGCGCAGTGATGGAAACCAGCTTGACCGATAAAAAACCTATAGCCCAGCAAAAAAAATCGCCGCCCGACCAACCTGCAGAGCTATAG